The segment GACGCCGCCTCTTGGCGGTGTCGCCCGGCGTTCCGGTGCTGGGGTACGGGCGGTGGGCCGGGGAAAGGCTGGTGGTACGACATCGATCTTGCTCCTTGCCGCCCCGGGGACCGGGCGGGTGGCGCTGGTGGTCCGCGTACGTTACTCATGGGTATAGCCCTTGCGTAAGGGGGTTTCCGACCGCTCGGTATGTCGGTTCGGTGACGATCCTGTGCGCGTGGCGACGAAACCGGCTGTAACCCCCGTCGTGGATCTTTCCGCAGGTCACGGGTGAGTCTCGGGCCGCCCGCCACCGCGACCGGGGGCATCTCCCCGCAGGACTCCGGCGGGACCTCGGTGTCCTCGCGGCCGGTGTGCGCACCCGGTCCCCGGCGTCGTCTCAGGCGTCGAGGACCGGGTGCAGCTCCGGCCGCGCGTCCCACCACTCCCGGTAGAAGGCGTTGTTGTCGACGTTCGCCAGATAGGCGTGGACCGCCGCCCGGTACAGCAGCTCCGCCTGTCGGGCGGGGACCGCCGCCTTGTTCCAGGCGAGCCGGATCCGCCCCAGGACCGGGTCGCCCTCCAGGGGGCGCAGGACCGTGCCCTCCGCGTACGGGGCCGTCGGCTGGCTCATGGAGATCGCCCGGCCCGAGGCGATCAGGTCGTAGTGCATCTTCCGGTCGGCGACCCGGTGCCGCAGCGAGGGCGTGAACCCGGCCTTCGCGCAGGCGGCGACCAGCGCCTCGGGCCCGCCGTCGTCGTCCTCCACCAGCGTCATCCAGGACTCGCCGGCCAGCTCGGCCAGGGCGATCCGCTCCTTCCCGGCGAGCGGGTGCGCGGCGGACAGGCGCACGCAGAAGGGCTCCTTGGGGACCAGGGTCCTGGCGGTGGTGCCCTCCGGCAGGGCCACCTCGTGCTCGTTGACCTCCCCGTACAGCACGGCGTCGTACCGTCCCGCGCCGAGTCGCCGGGTCAGTGTGGTCGCCGAGTGCTCCACGGTCACCGAGATGTCCTGACCCGCCAGCACCCGCTCCAGCTGCCCGAGCAGCCCGTCGACCAGGACGAGCAGGATGCAGCCGAGACGCAGCGGGGAGCCGGGGGCGACGGCCCGCGCCCCGGCCGCGAGCGCGTCCATCTCACCGAGCACGAGCCGCGCCTTGGAGAGCACGAACTCGCCCAGCGGAGTGGGCTCCACACCCCGCCGGCCACGGGTGAACAGCTCCCCGCCCGCGACCCGTTCGATGCGCCGGAGCTGCGCGGAGAGCGCCGGCTGGGAGACCCCGAGCCGGCCGGCGGCGCGTCCCAGACTGCCCGCTTCCGCTATCCGGCAGACGGCTTCGAGATGCCTCAACTCCAGCTGCATTTCAGCAGCGTACGCAGCACCGCGCGGCCGCACCATAACCCGCGTCTTATGCCGGATGAGATGTCCCGAACCAGTCATGTCCACGCCCATACTCGGCGCGACGATCCGTCTCCCCCACCACGATCCCACCCCGATCGGAGCAGACGTTGCACCCCAGCAGAATCACGGCGGCCGTGGCCGCCCTGGCGCTCTCGGCGAGCCTCGCGACCGCCCTCGCCGGTACCGCCACCGCCACCGCGGCCCCGCAGGCGCAGCCCGTACCCCCGGGCCACGGCAAGTCCCTCGCGCTCGCCGCCGCCGACGGCGCCGCGGCCAGCGGCCTGGACGAGCTGCGGCACGGCGCCGACGAGGACCTCGTCCGGACGTCCGTCACCCCCTGGACGAACGGCCTGTACTACGCCTCGTACGAGCGCACCTACCGCGGCCTGCCGGTCGTCGGCGGCGACGCCGTCGTCGTCTCCGACAGCTCCGGCAAGGTCCGCGAGGTCACCGGCGCCCCGGCGCCCGCCATCAGGATCTCCACCAAGGCCAAGGTGGCCGCCGCCTCGGCGCTCGCCACCGCCCGCAAGCAGCTGGCCTCGGTGGAGAGCGCGAGCGCCCCCGAACTGACCGTGCTCCTCAAGGGCGGCAAGGCCGTCCTGACCTGGCACACCCTGGTCATCGGCCGGACCGCGCAGGACACTCCGAGCTCCCTCGACACCTACGTCGACGCACGCACCGGATCGGTGGCCCGGGCCACCGACAAGATCCTGCACGCCGACGGCCGCGGCTACCACAACGGCAACGTCACCATCGACACCGCCGCGAGCTCCATGACCGACACCAGCCGCGGCGGCTTCAAGTGCGGCGGGCAGAACGGCAGCGCGTACACGGGCTCCTCGCCCTGGGGCAACAACGGCGCCAACGACCTGGTGACCGCCTGCGTCGACATCATGTACGCGGCGCAGAAGGAACACTCCATGCTCAAGGAGTGGTTCGGCTACAACGGCCAGAACGGCCAGGGCGGCATGGTCCCGGCCCGCGCCGGACTCTCCGAGGTCAACGCGTACTACGACGGCACGAAGACGACCTACGGGCGGGCCCAGACCGGCTCGAACCAGCTCACCGGCATCGACGTCGTGGCGCACGAGTACGGCCACGAGATCTTCGACCGGACCCCGGGCAGCGCCGGCTCCTCCAACGAGAACGGCGGGCTCAACGAGTCCACCGGCGACATCTTCGGCGCGCTCACCGAGCACTACGCCAACAACCCGAACGACACTCCGGACTACACGGTCGGCGAGAAGGTCAACTTCTTCGGCGACGGCAAGCCGATCCGGAACATGTACAACCCCTCGCTCGTCGGCAACGACCCCAACTGCTACCCCCAGTTGAGCTCGGGCACCGAGGTGCACGCGGCGGCCGGACCGCAGAACCACTGGTTCTACCTGCTCGCCGAGGGCTCCAACCCGGGCGGCGGCAAGCCCAACAGCCCCATATGTTCCGGCGGTCCGTCCTCCGTGACCGGCATCGGCATCCAGAAGGCCGGCAAGGTCTTCATGGGCGCCCTGCTGATGAAGACCTCCTCCTGGAACCACCTCGCCGCCCGCAAGGCGACCCTGACCAGCGCCAAGAACACCTACGGCAGCGTCGAGTGCAACGCGGTGAAGGCGGCCTGGAACGCGATCGGCGTCCCCGCCCAGTCCGGTGAGACCGACTGCGGCGGCACCACCACCCCGGACTTCTCGCTCGCCCTGAACCCGTCCTCGGGCTCGGTCCAGGCCGGTGCCTCCGTCACCTCCACCGTGAACACCAGCACCACCGGCGGCAGCGCGCAGACCGTCCAGCTCTCCGCGAGCGGCGCCCCGAGCGGCGTCACGGTCTCCTTCAGCCCGGCGTCGGTGACCTCCGGCAACGCGTCGACGATGACCGTGCAGGTCGCGTCGGGCACGGCCAACGGCACCTACCCGATCACCGTCACCGGTACGGGCTCGGCCACCCACACCGTCACCTACCAGCTGTCGGTCGGCACCACGACTCCGCCCACCGGCTGTGACAACACCGAGTACAGCTACCAGGGCAGCCTGACCTCCGGCCAGACCGCGGCCCAGCCGGACGGCTCGTACTACTACTCGGCGACCTCCGGTACCCACGTGGGCTGCCTGCGCGGCCCGGCCGGCGCCGACTTCGACCTCTACCTGCAGAAGTGGAACGGGTCGGGCTGGGTGGACGTGGCCGTCGGCGGCACCGAGGCGGCCGATGAGGACACCAGCTACTACGGCTCCGCGGGCTACTACCGGTACCTGGTCCACGCGTACAGCGGCTCCGGCGCGTACACGCTGGGCCTGAGCGCCCCGTAACGGGGGCGGGGCACGCCGTCACGGACCGGGGGTTCCGTGGCGACGGCCCCGGAGCCGGGCGGCCGAACGTCCCACGGCCGCCCGGCTCTTCTCCGTACCCCGGCTCAGCCGATCTCGGCGAGCACGAACCCCTGCTTCTCCGGGCCCGCGTCGGCGATCCGCCCGCCGTCCGGGCCCCAGACCCCGGCGGCGCCGCCGCCCACGCCGTCCTCGTTGACCCCGAGGACATTGCCGAGCACCACGTACAGACCGAAGTCCCGGGCCCGTACCGGATACACCGTCTCGAACGAGTCGTTGTCGGCGGCGAGCACCGAACTCGCCAGATACGCCGCGCAGTTGTCGGCGGCGGCACGCTCGGCCAGCTCGGGGAAACGGTTGTCGTAGCAGGTGGCCGTCGCGAACCGGACCCCGTCGAGCGCGAACCGGCCGTCGGTCGTGCCCGGCGCGAAGACCTCCTTCTCGATCCCGTACAGGTGCTGCTTGTCGTAGCGGGCGAGGAGTTCACCGTCCGGGCCGATGACAAGGGACGTGACCGCGGGGCGGCCGTCCGACGTCCGCACCGGGCCGTTGACGACGGCCGCCGCAGAGACCTCGCGGCAGGCCTCCCGTACGGGTTCCAGGCGAGGGTCGTCCTCGGTGAGGACCAGACCGGGGGTGTCCCGGATCAGGGACGGCTCGTACCCGCTGAGGCAGAGCTCGGCGAAGACGACCACGCGGGCGCCTTCCGCCCCGGCGGCCCTGACCAGACCGGCGACGGTTCGGACGTTGGCGGCGATGTCCCCGGCGACCGGGGCGAACTGGGTGGCTGCGACGATCATGCGCCCATCATCCCGTCCGGCCGCGAGACCGTCGCCTCCGCCGTCTCCCGCAGCAGCCCCAGGAAGGCCGTCGCCGCCGCGCTCGGCGTCGGCGGGGTCGCCGCGCAGACCCGGCGGTACGGGACGTCGTCCGGGTGGATCGTGACGAGCACGACCTCCCGGGGGACGGACGCCGCGGCGAGCGCCGGTACGAGCGTGATGCCGAGACCGGCGGCGACCGCCCCGAGCTTGGCGATCCAGTCGTGCGCGAGCAGCCCGGTACGAGGCCGGAACCCGGCGGCGACGGCCGGGCGGAACAGGGTGTCCTCCAGCCGCTCGGCGCCCACGATCCACTCCTCGTCGGCCAGCTCGGCCAGCCGAACCGCCCGCCGGCCCGCCTGCGGATGGCCCCGTTCCAGGGCCACCAGCATCGGCTCGTCCAGGAGGTGGTGGAGCGTCACGCCCTCCGGCGGGGGAGCGGCCAGGGCCGGGGCGACCACCGCGAGGTCCTGATCCCCGGCGGCGAGCTGCGCCAGATGCTTCACGGACGGGCCCTCGGTGCGGGTGACGGTCACCCCCGGATGCCGGGCGCGGAACACGGCCTGCGTACGGGGGACGAGCGCCGCGTTGGCGCTGGAGAACGAGCCGAGCCGGAGCAGCCCGCCCTCCAGGGTGCGCAGCGCCTCGAGGTCGGCCCGGGCCGCGAGGAGCCGGTCCCGTACGGCCTCGGCGTGCGGCAGCAGCACCCGGCCCGCCTCGGTGGGCCGCACCCCGCGCGGCAGCCGCTCGAACAGCACGGCGCCCGTCTCGTCCTCCAGGGCCTGGACCTGGCGCGAGACGGCGGACTGGGTGTACCCGAGGGTGCGGGCGGCAGCGGTGAAGGACCCCTCGCGGGCGACGGCGAGGAAGACCTCGTACAGGACATGACCGTTCGGCATGGATGCCATGCTAGACATTCGCTTGTCGCATGGGACGGTCATGCCTAGCGTCGTCCTCATGAACACCACGGACAGCACGGACAGCACGGACAGCACGGACAGCACGGACAGCACGGTCGGCACGGCCGGCTCGGACGCCACGGACAGCGCGGCCGGCTCGCGACAGAGGATCGCCTTCCTCGGCCTCGGTTCCATGGGTCTCCCGATGGCCCGCCGACTCCTGGACGCCGGACACCCGTTGACCGTCTGGAACCGCACGGCCGCCAAGGCCGACGCGCTGGTCGCGGGCGGCGCCGTCCGTGCCGGGAGCCCCGCCGACGCGGTCCGGGAGGCCGATGTCGTCATCACCATGCTGGCGGATCCGGCCGCCGCCCTCGCCGTCGCCGACGCCATCCTTCCGGCACTGCGCCCCGGCACCCACTGGATCGACACCTCGACCGTCGGCCCCGACACCGTCGGCGTCCTGGCCGCCCGGCTCCCCGACGGGGTCACCCTGATCGACGCGCCCGTCATGGGCAGCGTGGACCGGGCCGCCACGGGCGAGCTGCTGATCCTCGCGGGTGGTGACACCGCCCCCGTCGCCGCCGTCCTCGACCGTCTGGGCGCGGTCACGGCGTGCGGCGGACCCGGTGGCGGGGCCGCCCTCAAACTCGTCCTCATCAACGCCGTCATCGGTGGGGTCGCGCTGATCGGGGAGGCCCTCGCGCTCGCCGGAGCGCTCGGCCTGCCCCGCGAACTCGCCCTGCGGACCCTCGCCCAGGGGCCCCTCTCCGG is part of the Streptomyces sp. NBC_00250 genome and harbors:
- a CDS encoding LysR family transcriptional regulator, whose amino-acid sequence is MQLELRHLEAVCRIAEAGSLGRAAGRLGVSQPALSAQLRRIERVAGGELFTRGRRGVEPTPLGEFVLSKARLVLGEMDALAAGARAVAPGSPLRLGCILLVLVDGLLGQLERVLAGQDISVTVEHSATTLTRRLGAGRYDAVLYGEVNEHEVALPEGTTARTLVPKEPFCVRLSAAHPLAGKERIALAELAGESWMTLVEDDDGGPEALVAACAKAGFTPSLRHRVADRKMHYDLIASGRAISMSQPTAPYAEGTVLRPLEGDPVLGRIRLAWNKAAVPARQAELLYRAAVHAYLANVDNNAFYREWWDARPELHPVLDA
- a CDS encoding M4 family metallopeptidase; the encoded protein is MHPSRITAAVAALALSASLATALAGTATATAAPQAQPVPPGHGKSLALAAADGAAASGLDELRHGADEDLVRTSVTPWTNGLYYASYERTYRGLPVVGGDAVVVSDSSGKVREVTGAPAPAIRISTKAKVAAASALATARKQLASVESASAPELTVLLKGGKAVLTWHTLVIGRTAQDTPSSLDTYVDARTGSVARATDKILHADGRGYHNGNVTIDTAASSMTDTSRGGFKCGGQNGSAYTGSSPWGNNGANDLVTACVDIMYAAQKEHSMLKEWFGYNGQNGQGGMVPARAGLSEVNAYYDGTKTTYGRAQTGSNQLTGIDVVAHEYGHEIFDRTPGSAGSSNENGGLNESTGDIFGALTEHYANNPNDTPDYTVGEKVNFFGDGKPIRNMYNPSLVGNDPNCYPQLSSGTEVHAAAGPQNHWFYLLAEGSNPGGGKPNSPICSGGPSSVTGIGIQKAGKVFMGALLMKTSSWNHLAARKATLTSAKNTYGSVECNAVKAAWNAIGVPAQSGETDCGGTTTPDFSLALNPSSGSVQAGASVTSTVNTSTTGGSAQTVQLSASGAPSGVTVSFSPASVTSGNASTMTVQVASGTANGTYPITVTGTGSATHTVTYQLSVGTTTPPTGCDNTEYSYQGSLTSGQTAAQPDGSYYYSATSGTHVGCLRGPAGADFDLYLQKWNGSGWVDVAVGGTEAADEDTSYYGSAGYYRYLVHAYSGSGAYTLGLSAP
- a CDS encoding carbon-nitrogen hydrolase family protein, yielding MIVAATQFAPVAGDIAANVRTVAGLVRAAGAEGARVVVFAELCLSGYEPSLIRDTPGLVLTEDDPRLEPVREACREVSAAAVVNGPVRTSDGRPAVTSLVIGPDGELLARYDKQHLYGIEKEVFAPGTTDGRFALDGVRFATATCYDNRFPELAERAAADNCAAYLASSVLAADNDSFETVYPVRARDFGLYVVLGNVLGVNEDGVGGGAAGVWGPDGGRIADAGPEKQGFVLAEIG
- a CDS encoding LysR family transcriptional regulator translates to MPNGHVLYEVFLAVAREGSFTAAARTLGYTQSAVSRQVQALEDETGAVLFERLPRGVRPTEAGRVLLPHAEAVRDRLLAARADLEALRTLEGGLLRLGSFSSANAALVPRTQAVFRARHPGVTVTRTEGPSVKHLAQLAAGDQDLAVVAPALAAPPPEGVTLHHLLDEPMLVALERGHPQAGRRAVRLAELADEEWIVGAERLEDTLFRPAVAAGFRPRTGLLAHDWIAKLGAVAAGLGITLVPALAAASVPREVVLVTIHPDDVPYRRVCAATPPTPSAAATAFLGLLRETAEATVSRPDGMMGA
- a CDS encoding NAD(P)-dependent oxidoreductase, whose translation is MNTTDSTDSTDSTDSTDSTVGTAGSDATDSAAGSRQRIAFLGLGSMGLPMARRLLDAGHPLTVWNRTAAKADALVAGGAVRAGSPADAVREADVVITMLADPAAALAVADAILPALRPGTHWIDTSTVGPDTVGVLAARLPDGVTLIDAPVMGSVDRAATGELLILAGGDTAPVAAVLDRLGAVTACGGPGGGAALKLVLINAVIGGVALIGEALALAGALGLPRELALRTLAQGPLSGAVARATATGSYFPVALAAKDVALATAAAKLPVLESVHRALTEDPSLLGEDLAAVVR